One window from the genome of Pelobates fuscus isolate aPelFus1 chromosome 13, aPelFus1.pri, whole genome shotgun sequence encodes:
- the LOC134582726 gene encoding olfactory receptor 12D1-like, with amino-acid sequence MGELNWTSVEQFILLGITNVPQLQTFLFITFLIFYIFSFVGNLSIVTVVITDRSLHIPMYFFLGNLSFLDFFYSSTTVPKMLAGLLMEDKVISFHGCMAQLHIFHFLGSTEATLLTAMSYDRYLAICIPLRYHALMARTACIQLATVCWLIGYIYSLTHTILTSMLPFCKMNKVTHFYCDIKPLLKLACTDTSLNESLVSIVTGFVALFTFVLIAISYVFIGSHVLKLSSSQSRQKAISTCTSHFTVVFLYYGTAFCTYLRPATQDSLEQDRMTAVLFTVITPALNPLIYAMRNKDVKVALRKLFFKDYFFRKW; translated from the coding sequence ATGGGTGAGTTGAATTGGACATCAGTAGAGCAATTCATTCTTTTGGGAATAACCAATGTTCCACAGCTACAGACTTTCCTTTTCATCACATTCCTCATCTTCTATATTTTTAGTTTTGTGGGGAACCTCAGCATTGTTACAGTGGTGATTACAGATCGGAGTCTTCATATACCTATGTACTTCTTTTTGGGCAACCTCTCCTTTTTGGACTTCTTCTATTCATCAACCACTGTTCCAAAGATGCTGGCCGGCTTATTGATGGAAGACAAGGTGATATCCTTTCATGGCTGTATGGCCCAGCTTCACATCTTTCACTTTTTGGGAAGCACCGAAGCCACGCTCCTCACAGCCATGTCCTATGATCGATACCTAGCTATTTGTATCCCACTACGATACCATGCCCTTATGGCAAGAACTGCTTGCATCCAACTGGCTACGGTTTGCTGGCTCATTGGTTATATATATTCTTTGACTCACACAATTTTAACCTCCATGTTACCATTTTGTAAGATGAATAAGGTCACTCATTTCTATTGTGATATTAAACCTCTTCTAAAACTGGCCTGTACAGACACTAGTCTCAATGAAAGTTTGGTGTCTATTGTCACTGGCTTTGTAGCTCTTTTTACCTTTGTTTTGATTGCTATCTCTTATGTTTTTATTGGCAGCCATGTTCTAAAGCTCAGTTCTTCTCAAAGTCGACAAAAAGCCATCTCCACTTGTACTTCTCACTTCACTGTTGTCTTTTTATATTATGGAACTGCCTTTTGCACTTATCTCCGACCTGCGACCCAAGACTCCTTGGAGCAAGACAGAATGACTGCAGTGCTGTTCACAGTTATCACTCCAGCTTTAAATCCTCTTATTTACGCAATGAGAAACAAAGATGTCAAGGTTGCCCTCCGGAAGCTAttttttaaagattatttttttagaaaatggTAG